In Mus musculus strain C57BL/6J chromosome 9, GRCm38.p6 C57BL/6J, one genomic interval encodes:
- the Ddi1 gene encoding protein DDI1 homolog 1, whose amino-acid sequence MLITVYCVRRDLTEVTFSLQVNPDFELSNFRVLCELESGVPAEEAQIVYMEQLLTDDHCSLGSYGLKDGDMVVLLQKDNVGLRTPGRTPNHPRADFTGSGSAVPGTSSSRHPHQHQHHYHHHQRIPSTQQAHGLASGENMTFAQELDSPALIRSMLLSNPHDLSLLKERNPALAEALLSGNLETFSQVLMEQQRERTLREQEMFRLYSTNPFDQETQARIEEEIRQQNIEENMNIAMEEAPESFGQVAMLYINCKVNGHPLKAFVDSGAQMTIMSQACAERCNIMRLVDRRWGGVAKGVGTQRIMGRVHLAQIQIEGDFLQCSFSILEEQPMDILLGLDMLRRHQCSIDLKKNVLVIGTTGSQTHFLPEGELPLCAKLLSGTVQEESSDREVGGTIKHPVKGPGRKKH is encoded by the coding sequence ATGCTGATCACTGTGTATTGTGTGCGTAGGGACCTCACAGAGGTAACCTTTTCCCTCCAGGTCAACCCTGACTTTGAGCTCTCAAACTTCAGAGTCCTCTGTGAGCTTGAGTCTGGTGTGCCTGCTGAGGAGGCCCAGATCGTTTACATGGAACAGCTCCTCACAGATGACCACTGCTCCCTGGGCTCCTATGGACTCAAAGATGGTGACATGGTTGTACTTCTTCAGAAGGATAATGTTGGACTTCGGACTCCAGGAAGGACTCCAAACCATCCTCGAGCAGATTTCACTGGGTCTGGGTCGGCCGTGCCTGGAACATCAAGTTCCCGACACCCGCATCAGCATCAAcaccattatcaccatcatcaacGTATACCATCAACACAGCAAGCCCACGGATTAGCCTCTGGAGAGAATATGACCTTTGCTCAGGAACTCGACAGCCCTGCCCTGATTCGAAGCATGCTGCTTTCCAACCCCCATGATCTGTCCCTGTTGAAGGAACGGAATCCTGCTTTGGCTGAAGCTCTGCTTAGTGGAAAccttgagacattttctcaggtcctgatggagcagcagagagaaaggaCCTTGAGAGAGCAAGAGATGTTTCGTCTTTACTCTACTAACCCATTTGATCAGGAAACTCAGGCTAGAATAGAAGAAGAAATCCGACAACAgaatattgaagaaaatatgaaCATAGCTATGGAAGAGGCTCCGGAGAGTTTTGGACAAGTCGCTATGCTCTATATTAACTGCAAAGTGAATGGGCATCCTTTAAAGGCTTTTGTTGACTCTGGTGCCCAGATGACTATCATGAGCCAAGCTTGTGCTGAGAGATGTAATATTATGAGACTGGTAGACCGACGGTGGGGTGGGGTTGCTAAGGGAGTAGGCACACAGAGGATTATGGGCCGCGTTCATCTGGCTCAGATTCAAATTGAAGGTGATTTCTTACAGTGCTCTTTCTCTATACTTGAAGAGCAGCCCATGGATATCCTTCTAGGGCTTGATATGCTCAGGAGGCACCAGTGTTCCATCGACCTAAAGAAAAATGTGCTGGTGATTGGCACTACCGGCTCACAGACTCACTTCCTTCCTGAAGGAGAGTTGCCCTTGTGTGCTAAACTGTTGAGTGGAACTGTACAAGAAGAGTCTTCAGACAGGGAAGTAGGAGGTACTATCAAACACCCTGTCAAGGGTCCTGGACGTAAAAAGCATTGA